In one Fodinicola acaciae genomic region, the following are encoded:
- a CDS encoding AAA family ATPase, whose protein sequence is MALALEQTAERIDRVLDEIETAVVGKRSALELILTGVLAGGHILVEDLPGLGKTLIARSFAAAFGLTFTRIQFTPDLLPADVTGATVYDQKREEFVFHPGPVFTNLLLADEINRTPPKTQAALLEAMAEHQVTVDGRTHQLPDPYVVLATDNPIEYEGTYPLPEAQLDRFCMRLSIGYLPPEHETAMLRRRLERGRPEAVVRPVLTRDELLAMRGAVETVSVHDDVLDYVVRLVNASREHAQVLVGASPRGALDLVQLSRARALMAGRDFVTPDDVKALVTPALSHRLSLRPEMWVRRISTADVLAELVDRVAAPRTQSLT, encoded by the coding sequence ATGGCGCTCGCACTGGAGCAGACCGCGGAACGGATCGATCGCGTGCTCGACGAGATCGAGACCGCGGTCGTCGGCAAGCGGTCGGCGCTGGAGCTGATCCTGACCGGCGTACTGGCCGGCGGTCACATCCTGGTCGAGGACCTGCCGGGACTGGGGAAGACGCTCATCGCGCGGTCCTTCGCGGCGGCCTTCGGACTGACCTTCACCCGGATCCAGTTCACCCCTGACCTGCTGCCGGCCGACGTGACCGGCGCGACGGTCTATGACCAGAAGCGCGAGGAGTTCGTCTTCCATCCGGGTCCGGTGTTCACCAACCTGCTGCTCGCCGACGAGATCAACCGGACGCCGCCCAAGACGCAGGCCGCGCTGCTGGAGGCGATGGCCGAGCACCAGGTGACGGTCGACGGTCGTACGCACCAGCTGCCGGATCCGTACGTCGTGCTGGCGACCGACAACCCGATCGAATACGAAGGCACCTATCCGCTGCCGGAGGCGCAGCTCGACCGCTTCTGCATGCGGCTGAGCATCGGCTATCTGCCGCCGGAGCACGAGACCGCGATGCTGCGCCGCCGGCTGGAGCGCGGCCGTCCGGAGGCGGTCGTACGGCCGGTACTGACCCGCGACGAGCTGCTGGCGATGCGCGGCGCGGTCGAGACGGTGTCGGTGCACGACGACGTGCTCGACTACGTCGTGCGGCTGGTCAACGCGAGCCGCGAGCACGCGCAGGTGCTGGTCGGCGCCAGTCCGCGTGGCGCGCTCGACCTGGTCCAGCTCTCTCGCGCGCGTGCGCTGATGGCCGGCCGTGACTTCGTGACGCCGGACGACGTGAAGGCGCTGGTCACGCCGGCGCTGTCGCACCGGCTGAGCCTGCGGCCGGAGATGTGGGTCCGGCGGATCAGCACCGCCGACGTGCTGGCCGAGCTGGTCGACCGCGTCGCCGCACCGCGTACGCAGTCGCTGACATGA
- the rpoZ gene encoding DNA-directed RNA polymerase subunit omega, with the protein MSGTVAAPEGITNPPIDELLEKTSSKYALVIYAAKRARQINAYYSQLGEGLLEYVGPLVETSPQEKPLSISLREINANLLTHESVES; encoded by the coding sequence GTGTCCGGCACCGTCGCCGCCCCTGAAGGCATCACCAACCCACCCATCGACGAGCTCCTGGAGAAGACCAGCTCCAAGTACGCGCTGGTCATCTATGCCGCCAAGCGCGCGCGCCAGATCAACGCGTACTACTCGCAGCTCGGCGAGGGCCTGCTGGAGTATGTCGGACCGCTGGTCGAGACCAGCCCGCAGGAGAAGCCGCTGTCGATCTCGCTGCGCGAGATCAACGCCAACCTGCTGACGCACGAGTCCGTCGAGTCCTGA
- the coaBC gene encoding bifunctional phosphopantothenoylcysteine decarboxylase/phosphopantothenate--cysteine ligase CoaBC, whose protein sequence is MSDSPARRVILGVGGGIAAYKAAELLRRFTESGLDVRVVPTASALKFVGEPTWAALSGQPVHTDVWSDVHEVPHVRLGRHADLVVVAPATADLLAKAAHGQADDLLTSTLLTATCPVVYAPAMHTEMWLHPATVDNVATLRSRGALVIEPAVGRLTGADTGPGRLPDPDDIAAIAFATLARGSAAADLTGLRVVVSAGGTREPLDPVRFLGNRSSGRQGYALARTAAARGATVTLVAANSQLPDPTGMTVLRVGTTAELRDAMIAESRDADAIVMAAAPADFRPASSSSYKIKKADDGSAPTIALEQNPDILKQLSAERGKPGQVVVGFAAETGDASRTVLELGRAKLARKGCDLLAVNYVGEGGAFEGTENAAIVLGADGSSTDVPRGSKERLANVLWDLVLERIKRD, encoded by the coding sequence GTGAGCGATTCTCCGGCGCGTCGCGTCATTCTTGGCGTCGGCGGCGGCATCGCCGCATACAAGGCCGCCGAGCTGCTGCGCAGGTTCACCGAGTCAGGTCTGGACGTACGCGTCGTGCCGACGGCGAGCGCGCTCAAGTTCGTCGGCGAGCCGACCTGGGCCGCGCTGTCCGGCCAGCCGGTGCACACCGACGTGTGGTCGGACGTGCACGAGGTCCCGCACGTACGTCTCGGCCGGCACGCCGATCTGGTCGTCGTCGCGCCGGCCACCGCCGACCTGCTCGCGAAAGCCGCGCATGGCCAGGCCGACGACCTGCTCACCTCCACGCTGCTGACGGCCACCTGTCCGGTCGTGTACGCGCCGGCGATGCACACCGAGATGTGGTTGCATCCGGCGACCGTCGACAACGTCGCCACGCTGCGCTCCCGCGGCGCGCTGGTCATCGAGCCGGCGGTTGGACGGTTGACCGGCGCCGACACCGGGCCCGGCCGGCTGCCCGACCCGGACGACATCGCGGCGATCGCGTTTGCCACGTTGGCGCGCGGCTCGGCCGCCGCCGACCTCACCGGCCTGCGCGTCGTCGTCTCCGCCGGCGGCACGCGTGAACCGCTCGATCCGGTCCGGTTCCTCGGCAACCGGTCGTCCGGCCGGCAGGGTTACGCGCTGGCGCGTACGGCCGCCGCTCGCGGCGCCACGGTCACGCTCGTCGCCGCCAACTCGCAGCTGCCGGATCCGACCGGCATGACGGTCCTGCGCGTCGGCACCACGGCGGAGCTGCGCGACGCGATGATCGCCGAGAGCCGCGACGCCGACGCGATCGTGATGGCCGCCGCGCCGGCCGACTTCCGGCCGGCCAGCAGCAGCTCATACAAGATCAAGAAGGCCGACGACGGTTCGGCGCCGACGATCGCGCTCGAGCAAAACCCGGACATCCTCAAGCAGCTGTCCGCAGAGCGCGGCAAGCCTGGCCAGGTGGTGGTCGGTTTCGCCGCCGAGACCGGTGACGCCAGCCGTACGGTGTTGGAGTTGGGCCGAGCGAAGCTCGCGCGCAAAGGCTGCGATCTGCTGGCGGTCAACTACGTCGGCGAAGGCGGCGCCTTCGAAGGCACCGAAAACGCCGCGATCGTGCTCGGCGCCGACGGCTCGTCGACCGACGTGCCACGCGGCTCCAAGGAACGCTTGGCGAACGTGCTCTGGGACCTGGTGCTCGAGCGCATCAAGCGCGACTAG
- the pyrF gene encoding orotidine-5'-phosphate decarboxylase, translating into MSEPFGARLRQAMDKRGPLCVGIDPHAALLEKWGLPDDPVGLATFGDTVIEAVGDLAAVVKPQSAFFERHGSAGIAVLERLIRLAGEAGALVLLDVKRGDIGSTAAGYADAYLRDGSPLAADAITVSPYLGVGALAPVLDTAREYGRGTFVLALTSNPEAVPVQHARTTDGRTVAQTVLDELAERNAGATPMGSYGAVVGATVGETGHDLSRLNGPFLAPGVGAQGGTPEGLKAVFGDALPAVLPAVSREILAAGPTPAALREATEMTLQRCVEVLTRR; encoded by the coding sequence GTGAGCGAACCTTTCGGCGCTCGACTGCGCCAGGCGATGGACAAGCGGGGGCCCCTCTGCGTCGGCATCGATCCGCATGCCGCACTGCTGGAGAAATGGGGCCTTCCAGATGATCCGGTCGGCCTGGCGACCTTCGGCGACACGGTCATCGAGGCCGTCGGTGACCTGGCGGCGGTGGTCAAACCACAGTCGGCGTTCTTCGAGAGGCACGGCAGCGCCGGCATCGCGGTGCTGGAACGGCTCATCCGGCTGGCGGGGGAGGCCGGTGCGCTGGTGTTACTGGACGTGAAGCGTGGCGACATCGGGTCGACCGCCGCCGGATACGCGGACGCGTATCTGCGCGACGGCTCGCCGCTGGCCGCCGACGCCATCACGGTCAGCCCGTATCTGGGCGTCGGCGCGCTGGCGCCGGTGCTCGACACCGCTCGCGAGTACGGCAGGGGGACGTTCGTGCTGGCCCTGACCTCCAACCCGGAGGCGGTGCCGGTCCAGCACGCACGGACGACAGACGGCCGGACGGTCGCTCAGACGGTGCTCGACGAGCTGGCCGAGCGCAACGCCGGTGCGACCCCGATGGGATCGTACGGCGCTGTGGTCGGCGCCACAGTCGGCGAGACCGGACACGATCTGAGCCGGCTCAACGGTCCGTTCCTGGCGCCGGGGGTCGGCGCTCAGGGTGGTACGCCAGAGGGGTTGAAGGCCGTCTTCGGGGACGCGCTGCCGGCGGTGTTACCAGCGGTCAGCCGGGAAATCCTGGCCGCCGGACCGACGCCGGCCGCACTACGCGAAGCGACCGAAATGACCCTGCAGCGGTGTGTCGAGGTGTTGACACGCCGGTGA
- the gmk gene encoding guanylate kinase codes for MTTDQLPTDKPGRLTVLSGPSGVGKSTVVATLRREHPDVWLSVSATTRHPRPGERDGVHYYFVTRDQFMAMVEDGMLLEWADYAGNLYGTPRAPVERRLAAGQHALLEIDLSGARQVRAAKPDALLVFLAPPSREHLFERLSGRGTEDEETVRRRLELAEVELAAVDEFDVVIVNDTVQNACERLVGLLESPTTAHR; via the coding sequence GTGACCACGGATCAGCTGCCGACCGACAAGCCGGGCCGGCTCACGGTTCTCTCCGGTCCGTCCGGGGTGGGCAAGAGCACCGTGGTCGCGACGCTCCGGCGCGAGCACCCGGACGTCTGGCTGTCGGTGTCGGCGACGACCCGGCATCCGCGGCCGGGTGAACGCGACGGCGTGCACTACTACTTCGTCACCCGTGACCAGTTCATGGCCATGGTGGAGGACGGCATGCTGCTCGAATGGGCTGACTATGCCGGCAACCTCTACGGCACGCCGCGGGCCCCGGTGGAGCGGCGGCTCGCGGCCGGCCAGCACGCGCTGCTGGAGATCGACCTGTCCGGGGCCCGGCAGGTCCGCGCCGCCAAACCGGACGCCCTGCTGGTCTTCCTCGCGCCACCATCGCGCGAGCACCTGTTCGAGCGGCTGTCCGGCCGGGGCACCGAGGACGAGGAGACCGTACGGCGCCGGTTGGAGCTCGCTGAAGTCGAGTTGGCCGCCGTGGATGAGTTCGATGTCGTGATAGTTAACGACACCGTGCAAAACGCGTGCGAGCGGTTGGTAGGATTACTCGAGTCACCTACAACTGCTCACCGCTGA
- a CDS encoding LamB/YcsF family protein produces the protein MDVTIDLNCDLPSDEPDMSLLGVVTSVSVPCCWQSGEPGVLRRICAAAAASGVALGAQISCGRRDEVLYRLGGLDALARAAGTRIRYVRPGGPLRAASWTDAAAAYALVEAVRLFDPDDLTVLCAAGSQLWLWSSQAGLPTATEAYADRAYASNGQLLPEDEPGAVLRDARTIAARAVAIATAGRVPDHEGRPLPMPARSIHLPAGDLPARVRDELAGAGVRIADFTADGD, from the coding sequence ATGGACGTGACCATCGACCTCAACTGTGACCTCCCCAGCGACGAACCAGACATGTCGCTGCTCGGAGTCGTGACCAGCGTCAGCGTGCCGTGCTGCTGGCAGTCAGGTGAGCCGGGCGTGCTGCGGCGGATCTGTGCCGCAGCGGCGGCGAGCGGTGTCGCGCTTGGCGCGCAGATCAGCTGCGGGCGTCGCGACGAGGTGCTCTATCGGCTCGGCGGCCTGGACGCGCTGGCGCGGGCCGCTGGCACCCGAATCCGGTACGTGCGACCGGGTGGGCCGCTGCGTGCCGCCTCGTGGACCGACGCGGCGGCGGCGTACGCGCTGGTCGAAGCGGTTCGGCTGTTCGATCCGGACGACCTGACCGTGCTGTGCGCGGCCGGATCGCAGCTGTGGCTGTGGTCGAGCCAGGCCGGCCTTCCGACCGCGACCGAGGCCTACGCGGATCGCGCGTACGCCTCCAACGGTCAGCTGCTGCCGGAGGACGAGCCAGGAGCGGTGCTGCGCGACGCGCGTACGATCGCGGCACGCGCGGTCGCGATCGCCACCGCCGGTCGCGTGCCGGACCACGAAGGCCGGCCGCTGCCGATGCCGGCGCGCTCGATCCACCTGCCGGCCGGAGACCTGCCGGCACGCGTACGCGACGAGCTGGCCGGTGCAGGCGTACGGATCGCCGACTTCACCGCCGACGGCGACTAG
- the mihF gene encoding integration host factor, actinobacterial type produces MALPSLSPEQRAAALEKAAVARKARAELKDKLKHGQTTLADVLKAADTDEVVGKMKVAAVLEALPGIGKIRAVQIMERFKIANSRRLRGLGDNQRRALLDEFGSPGQ; encoded by the coding sequence GTGGCGCTCCCGTCACTGAGCCCAGAACAGCGCGCGGCTGCACTGGAGAAGGCCGCCGTGGCACGCAAGGCACGGGCCGAGCTGAAGGACAAGCTCAAGCACGGCCAGACCACGCTCGCTGATGTGCTCAAGGCAGCCGACACCGACGAGGTGGTCGGCAAGATGAAGGTCGCGGCGGTGCTCGAGGCGCTGCCAGGTATCGGCAAGATCAGGGCTGTGCAGATCATGGAACGTTTCAAGATCGCCAACAGCCGGCGGCTGCGCGGACTCGGCGACAACCAGCGCCGTGCACTGCTGGACGAGTTCGGTTCTCCGGGACAGTAA
- a CDS encoding dihydrolipoyl dehydrogenase family protein: MPSEEVDVVVIGMGPGGEYVAAQCATAGLRTVGVESRLVGGECPYFGCVPSKMIIRAANALGEAGRVGELAGTATTTPDFGPVAKRIRDEATDDWDDKVAVDRFTATGGTFVRGRAKITGPHTVAVDGREFVATKAIVINTGTDPAVPPIDGLKDTPYWTNRDILKADRLPASLAVLGGGAIGLELAQAYARFGVQVTVVEVADRLLALEEPESSELITKVLSNEGLTVHTGVKVSRVSYHNGFTLDLGGEHVTAEKLLVAAGRRTALKELGVAALGIDDSARFLDTDGNMRVVDGLYAVGDITGKGAFTHMSMYQAAIAVRAILGQDGPPAEYHSVPRVTFTDPEIGAVGMTEQQARDAGRTVRVGLSQLPSSARGWIHKAGNDGLIKLIESDGVLVGATAAGPSGGEVLSALAVAVHARVPVDRLIHMPYAYPTFHRAIEDALGKLA; the protein is encoded by the coding sequence ATGCCTTCTGAAGAAGTGGACGTCGTTGTCATCGGCATGGGGCCCGGCGGTGAGTACGTGGCGGCTCAGTGCGCCACCGCCGGCCTGCGTACGGTCGGCGTCGAGTCGCGGCTGGTCGGCGGCGAGTGCCCGTATTTCGGCTGCGTGCCGAGCAAGATGATCATCCGCGCGGCGAACGCGCTCGGCGAGGCTGGGCGGGTCGGCGAGCTGGCCGGCACGGCCACGACCACGCCGGATTTCGGGCCGGTCGCGAAGCGGATACGCGACGAGGCCACCGACGACTGGGACGACAAGGTCGCCGTCGACCGGTTCACCGCGACCGGCGGCACCTTCGTGCGCGGGCGCGCGAAGATCACCGGTCCGCACACGGTCGCGGTCGACGGCCGCGAGTTCGTGGCGACGAAGGCGATCGTGATCAACACCGGCACCGACCCGGCCGTGCCGCCGATCGACGGCCTCAAGGACACGCCGTACTGGACCAACCGCGACATCCTCAAAGCCGACCGGCTGCCGGCCTCGCTCGCCGTCCTCGGTGGCGGCGCGATCGGTCTCGAGCTGGCGCAGGCGTACGCCCGTTTCGGCGTCCAGGTGACGGTCGTGGAGGTCGCCGACCGGTTGCTGGCGCTGGAGGAGCCGGAGTCCAGCGAGCTGATCACCAAGGTCCTCAGCAACGAAGGCCTGACAGTCCACACCGGTGTCAAGGTCAGCCGCGTCTCGTACCACAACGGCTTCACACTGGACCTCGGCGGCGAGCACGTGACGGCCGAGAAACTGCTCGTCGCCGCCGGCCGGCGCACCGCGCTCAAGGAGCTCGGCGTGGCCGCGCTCGGCATCGACGACAGCGCGCGTTTCCTCGACACCGACGGCAACATGCGCGTTGTCGACGGCTTGTACGCGGTCGGCGACATCACCGGCAAAGGCGCTTTCACCCACATGTCGATGTACCAGGCCGCGATCGCCGTTCGCGCGATTCTCGGCCAGGACGGTCCGCCGGCCGAGTACCACTCGGTGCCGCGGGTGACCTTCACCGACCCGGAAATCGGCGCCGTCGGCATGACCGAGCAACAGGCTCGCGACGCCGGCCGGACCGTACGCGTCGGCCTCAGCCAGCTGCCGAGCTCCGCGCGCGGCTGGATCCACAAGGCCGGCAACGACGGCCTGATCAAGCTGATCGAGAGCGACGGCGTCCTCGTCGGCGCCACCGCGGCCGGTCCGTCAGGTGGCGAGGTGTTGTCCGCGCTCGCGGTCGCCGTGCACGCGCGCGTCCCGGTCGATCGGCTCATCCACATGCCATACGCGTATCCGACGTTTCACCGCGCGATCGAGGACGCGCTGGGGAAGCTCGCGTGA
- a CDS encoding DUF58 domain-containing protein translates to MTEVQLRWHTSAALRLLGVMALMGLISGLLLAKAGAMIFAAAALGALLAAGRFGRPPERLRVTAALSEDRCFEDDVLVVRVDAQLPAGVQMDVRPILPFGMAAEDGGDETEHRIRVRRWGGYELSCELVFTADAGLLLASVELDFGAVRVFPRPTELRRMPVPADLPDRVGLHVSTGLGEGSEFAGIRTYATGDRLRQVNWKASARHGQMLVNERLPEKANDVVAMIDAYGDVGPVGSSSLDLAVHAASDLAQAALRDGDRAGVVVLGGLISWLPAELGARQFYRIVEHVLDARTQEFDLEPNLERIPRTALPERAVVIVLTPLVDPRTIGVLRDLRARGRTVVVVDVLRGEPAMRVDRRQAELALRMWRIERRGIRMLLADLGIPLVPWEPGLRLDAVLAPVSRRRLVRRSGAFSGVSG, encoded by the coding sequence ATGACCGAGGTCCAGCTGCGCTGGCACACCTCGGCGGCGCTGCGGCTGCTCGGTGTCATGGCGCTGATGGGGCTGATTTCCGGCTTGCTGCTGGCCAAAGCCGGTGCGATGATCTTCGCGGCCGCAGCGCTCGGCGCACTGCTCGCGGCCGGTCGCTTCGGCCGGCCGCCGGAGCGGCTGCGCGTGACGGCGGCGCTGTCGGAGGACCGCTGTTTCGAGGATGACGTGCTCGTCGTGCGCGTCGATGCGCAGCTGCCCGCAGGCGTACAGATGGACGTACGGCCGATCCTGCCGTTTGGCATGGCCGCCGAGGACGGCGGGGACGAGACGGAGCACCGGATCCGCGTACGCCGCTGGGGTGGCTACGAACTCAGTTGTGAGCTCGTCTTCACGGCTGACGCCGGCCTGCTGCTCGCCTCGGTCGAGCTGGATTTCGGTGCGGTGCGGGTCTTTCCGCGGCCGACCGAGCTGCGAAGGATGCCGGTGCCGGCCGACCTGCCGGACCGGGTCGGCCTGCACGTGAGCACCGGCCTGGGGGAGGGGTCGGAGTTCGCCGGCATCCGCACGTACGCGACCGGCGACCGGTTGCGGCAGGTGAACTGGAAGGCCAGCGCGCGGCACGGCCAGATGCTGGTCAACGAGCGGCTGCCGGAGAAGGCCAACGACGTCGTCGCGATGATCGACGCGTACGGCGATGTCGGTCCGGTCGGGTCGTCGAGCCTGGACCTGGCCGTACACGCCGCCAGCGACCTCGCGCAGGCGGCGCTGCGCGACGGCGACCGGGCCGGTGTGGTGGTGCTCGGCGGCCTGATCAGCTGGCTGCCGGCCGAGCTCGGCGCGCGGCAGTTCTACCGGATCGTCGAGCACGTGCTGGACGCGCGTACGCAGGAGTTTGACCTCGAGCCGAACCTGGAGCGGATCCCGCGTACGGCGTTGCCGGAGCGCGCGGTGGTGATCGTGCTGACGCCGCTGGTGGATCCGCGTACCATCGGCGTCCTCCGTGACCTGCGAGCACGCGGCCGGACGGTCGTCGTGGTCGACGTGCTGCGCGGCGAGCCGGCGATGCGTGTCGACCGACGGCAGGCCGAGCTGGCGCTGCGGATGTGGCGGATCGAGCGGCGCGGGATCCGGATGCTGCTGGCTGACCTCGGCATTCCGCTGGTGCCATGGGAACCGGGCCTGCGGCTGGACGCCGTACTCGCACCGGTGAGCCGGCGGCGGCTGGTGCGGCGCAGTGGCGCGTTTTCCGGGGTGAGCGGATGA
- a CDS encoding CYTH domain-containing protein encodes MSGLLEIERTYEVDDAFVLPALTEVTAVARVDGPEERLLDATYYDTPDLRLLAAKITFRRRTGGSDAGWHLKLPAGVDARRELHASLSDDFPAELVDVVRAQIGDGRLAPAARIATRRSVSTLVGLDGAASAELCDDRVTADILLTGHESTQKWRELEVELRGGDRAVFDAVEERLFAAGARPATIGSKLGHLLGPYLP; translated from the coding sequence GTGAGCGGTCTGCTGGAGATCGAGCGCACGTACGAGGTCGACGACGCCTTCGTCCTGCCGGCGCTGACCGAGGTCACCGCCGTAGCACGCGTCGACGGCCCCGAGGAGCGCCTGCTGGACGCCACCTACTACGACACCCCAGACCTGCGCCTGCTGGCCGCCAAGATCACTTTCCGGCGGCGTACCGGCGGCTCGGACGCGGGCTGGCACCTGAAGCTGCCGGCCGGCGTGGATGCGCGGCGAGAATTGCACGCCTCGTTAAGTGACGACTTTCCGGCGGAGCTGGTCGACGTCGTACGCGCGCAGATCGGCGACGGCCGGCTGGCGCCGGCCGCTCGGATCGCGACGCGACGGTCCGTGTCGACGCTCGTCGGCCTGGACGGCGCCGCCTCCGCCGAGCTGTGCGACGACCGGGTCACCGCCGACATCCTGCTCACCGGCCACGAGAGCACGCAAAAGTGGCGTGAGCTGGAGGTCGAGCTGCGCGGCGGCGACCGCGCGGTGTTCGACGCGGTGGAAGAGCGGCTCTTCGCCGCCGGTGCGCGTCCGGCCACGATCGGTTCCAAGCTCGGCCACCTCCTGGGGCCTTATCTGCCGTGA
- a CDS encoding DUF4129 domain-containing protein, translated as MNNGWLRVAVAAIVLAVVAAGVNALSHQTLTTEGPLPSVLSLGLMVAGAVELVAVGVVVAGLIWLINPRLGGRQTRRHAAVLMAMVCLVIVVAVLARWTRPLQEPHNQPSAKVPPGVRGGSSEPVALAPDSAAVVLLVVAVVALAVIAVLFMLSRLRRRTTAVAPVSPAVPPLADAARLGRDAVLAGDTSPRAAIIRCFAAMEDALTGRGEVSPRASDTPVEVLERAWRRGLIRPEPAGVLLNLFAVARFSDHPMEEDDRAAAAAALSDLLDDLRERTP; from the coding sequence ATGAACAACGGTTGGTTGCGCGTTGCGGTCGCCGCGATCGTGCTGGCCGTCGTGGCCGCCGGTGTGAACGCGCTGTCGCACCAGACGCTGACGACCGAGGGGCCGTTGCCGTCGGTGCTCAGCCTCGGGTTGATGGTGGCCGGCGCCGTGGAACTTGTCGCCGTCGGCGTGGTGGTCGCCGGCTTGATCTGGCTGATCAACCCGCGACTCGGCGGACGCCAGACGCGCCGGCATGCCGCGGTCCTGATGGCGATGGTGTGCCTGGTCATCGTCGTCGCGGTACTGGCCCGGTGGACCCGGCCGCTACAAGAGCCGCACAACCAGCCGTCGGCCAAGGTGCCACCAGGCGTACGTGGCGGGTCATCGGAGCCGGTCGCGCTCGCGCCGGACTCTGCTGCCGTGGTGCTGCTGGTCGTCGCTGTGGTCGCGTTGGCGGTGATAGCCGTGCTGTTCATGCTCAGCCGGCTGCGGCGGCGTACGACAGCGGTCGCGCCGGTCAGTCCGGCCGTCCCGCCGCTGGCCGATGCCGCGCGGCTCGGCCGCGACGCCGTACTCGCCGGCGACACCAGCCCCAGAGCCGCGATCATCCGCTGTTTCGCGGCGATGGAGGACGCGCTGACCGGTCGCGGCGAGGTGTCGCCGCGTGCCTCGGACACACCGGTCGAGGTGCTGGAACGCGCGTGGCGCCGCGGCCTGATCCGGCCGGAGCCGGCGGGTGTCCTGCTCAACCTGTTCGCGGTGGCGCGGTTCAGCGACCATCCGATGGAGGAGGACGACCGCGCGGCTGCCGCCGCGGCGCTGTCGGACCTGCTCGACGACCTGCGCGAGCGTACGCCGTGA
- a CDS encoding MFS transporter, with protein sequence MDIATAQQEDTRSFAWLRTLGPRGRRAFVAAFGGYGLDAYDFQVLPLSITAIAAAFHISTGEAGLLTAVTLVVSAVGGAIAGVLADRIGRVRTLQLTIAVYAVFTVLCGFAPNFETLLVFRALQGLGFGGEWAAGAILVAEYAQARYRGRAVAFVQSAWAVGWGLAVAAYTIVFSLFNDPIAWRVLFWTGVLPALLILWIRRNLKEDEQITERRRQSAERGSFVAIFRRPLLRTTLFACLLTTGVQGGYYTLATWLPAYLKTDRGLSVVNTGGYLAFLIAGAFLGYVSAGYLTDLLGRKKTIVLFAAVSAALVVAYTQIPVGANTLVMVLGFPLGFGMSAIFSGFGSFLAELYPTALRGTGQGLTYNAGRGIGAIFPTAVGFFASSWGVGGALIFGALGYAIAVVALLGLPETRGRELE encoded by the coding sequence ATGGACATCGCCACCGCTCAGCAAGAGGACACTCGCTCATTCGCATGGCTTCGAACGCTCGGCCCACGCGGCCGGCGCGCGTTCGTCGCCGCGTTCGGCGGCTATGGCCTGGACGCGTACGACTTCCAGGTCCTGCCGTTGAGCATCACCGCCATCGCAGCCGCGTTCCACATCTCCACCGGTGAGGCCGGCCTGCTCACCGCGGTCACACTCGTGGTCTCCGCGGTCGGCGGCGCGATCGCCGGCGTGCTGGCCGACCGGATCGGCCGCGTACGCACGCTGCAGCTGACCATCGCCGTCTACGCCGTCTTCACCGTGCTCTGTGGCTTCGCGCCAAACTTCGAGACGCTGCTGGTGTTCCGCGCGCTGCAGGGCCTCGGCTTCGGCGGTGAGTGGGCGGCCGGCGCGATCCTGGTCGCCGAATACGCGCAAGCGCGGTATCGCGGCCGCGCGGTCGCCTTCGTGCAGAGCGCCTGGGCCGTCGGCTGGGGTCTTGCCGTCGCCGCATACACGATCGTGTTCTCGCTGTTCAACGACCCGATCGCATGGCGCGTGCTGTTCTGGACCGGCGTCCTGCCGGCACTGCTCATCCTGTGGATCCGCCGCAACCTCAAGGAGGACGAACAGATCACCGAGCGCCGCCGGCAGTCGGCCGAACGCGGCTCGTTCGTCGCGATCTTCCGCCGGCCGCTGCTGCGTACGACGTTGTTCGCCTGCCTGCTGACGACCGGCGTGCAAGGCGGCTACTACACGCTGGCGACCTGGCTGCCGGCATACCTGAAGACCGACCGCGGCCTGTCGGTGGTCAACACCGGTGGCTATCTGGCCTTCCTGATCGCCGGCGCGTTCCTCGGCTACGTGAGCGCCGGCTACCTGACCGACCTGCTCGGCCGGAAGAAGACGATCGTGCTGTTCGCGGCGGTGTCCGCCGCCCTGGTCGTGGCGTACACGCAGATCCCGGTCGGCGCGAACACGCTGGTCATGGTGCTGGGCTTTCCGCTCGGCTTCGGGATGTCGGCGATCTTCAGCGGCTTCGGCTCGTTCCTGGCCGAGCTCTATCCGACCGCGCTGCGCGGCACCGGCCAGGGCCTGACGTACAACGCCGGCCGCGGCATCGGCGCGATCTTCCCCACCGCAGTCGGCTTTTTCGCCAGCAGTTGGGGTGTCGGTGGCGCGTTGATCTTCGGCGCTCTCGGCTATGCGATCGCGGTCGTCGCGTTGCTCGGCCTGCCGGAAACCCGCGGACGTGAGCTGGAATGA